From Panicum hallii strain FIL2 chromosome 2, PHallii_v3.1, whole genome shotgun sequence, a single genomic window includes:
- the LOC112882683 gene encoding uncharacterized protein LOC112882683, translating into MASQIESHRSGAEVVTGDAICKKKSIELLEELGLPKGLLPMEDVQEFGYNRATGFMWLVQRKKKVEHTFKKIKQTVSYATEVTAFAEKGKLRKITGVKTKELMLWLSVVDVYVPEASPEKVTFKTGTGLSDSFDATAFALGE; encoded by the coding sequence ATGGCGTCCCAAATTGAGAGCCACCGCTCCGGCGCAGAGGTTGTCACCGGAGACGCCATCTGCAAGAAGAAATCCATCGAGCTGCTGGAAGAGCTCGGCCTCCCCAAGGGCCTCCTGCCCATGGAGGACGTCCAGGAGTTTGGGTACAACCGCGCCACGGGGTTCATGTGGctggtgcagaggaagaagaaggttgAGCACACGTTCAAGAAGATCAAGCAGACCGTGTCCTACGCCACTGAGGTAACGGCATTTGCTGAGAAGGGCAAGCTGCGGAAGATCACTGGCGTCAAGACCAAGGAGCTGATGCTCTGGCTCAGCGTTGTTGATGTCTATGTTCCCGAGGCCTCGCCGGAGAAGGTCACCTTCAAGACCGGCACTGGCCTTTCTGATAGCTTTGATGCCACTGCCTTTGCGCTCGGGGAGTAA
- the LOC112883252 gene encoding protein YLS3-like, giving the protein MDPRALVLVLVATAAMSAAVVGGDFAADRAECSDKLVGLATCLTYVQDEASAPTPDCCAGLKTVLQTSRKCLCVLVKDKDDPNLGLKLNVTKALGLPAVCKASANISDCPRLLNLAPNSKEAQVFEQYAKQAAAQGTAPSGTGGGSSAATAGAQKSGAAAGGGPAGRWLGVGKVGEGGARAVVLIPLLAAAAPLAVPLLILLG; this is encoded by the exons ATGGATCCGAGGGCCTTGGTCCTGGTGCTCGTGGCTACGGCGGCGATGTCGGCGGCGGTAGTGGGCGGGGACTTCGCGGCGGACCGGGCGGAGTGCTCGGACAAGCTGGTGGGTCTGGCGACGTGCCTGACGTACGTGCAGGACGAGGCGTCGGCGCCGACGCCGGACTGCTGCGCGGGGCTCAAGACGGTGCTGCAGACCAGCCGCAAGTGCCTCTGCGTGCTCGTCAAGGACAAGGACGACCCCAACCTGGGGCTCAAGCTCAACGTCACCAAGGCGCTGGGGCTCCCCGCCGTCTGCAAGGCCTCCGCCAACATCTCCGACTGCCCCA GGCTGCTGAACCTGGCGCCCAACTCCAAGGAGGCCCAGGTGTTCGAGCAGTACGCcaagcaggcggcggcgcagggcacCGCCCCCAGCGGCACCG GTGGCGGAAGCAGCGCGGCGACCGCGGGCGCGCAGAAGAGCGGAGCCGCTGCCGGCGGCGGGCCCGCGGGGCGGTGGTTGGGAGTGGGGAAGGTCGGTGAAGGCGGCGCACGCGCGGTGGTGCTCATCCCCCTTCTCGCCGCGGCCGCTCCACTCGCCGTGCCTCTCCTGATCCTGCTGGGATAG
- the LOC112882882 gene encoding uncharacterized protein LOC112882882 → MQHIPRTEPLDSKVPMASQAIESHRAGAEVFNGDATCRKKSAELLEELGLPKGLLPLEDIQEFGYNRATGFMWLVQGRKKLEHTFKKIKQTVSYASEVTAFVEKGKLRKITGVKTKELMLWLSVVDVYVPEASPEKVTFKTGTGLSDSFDAAAFALGE, encoded by the coding sequence ATGCAACACATTCCAAGAACAGAACCACTTGACAGCAAGGTGCCAATGGCGTCGCAGGCCATCGAGAGCCACCGAGCTGGCGCAGAGGTCTTCAATGGCGACGCCACCTGCAGGAAGAAGTCCGCCGAGCTGCTGGAGGAGCTGGGCCTCCCCAAGGGCCTGCTCCCCTTGGAGGACATCCAGGAGTTCGGGTACAACCGGGCCACGGGGTTCATGTGGCTGGTGCAGGGGAGGAAGAAGTTGGAGCACACGTTCAAGAAGATCAAACAGACAGTGTCCTACGCGTCTGAGGTGACGGCATTTGTTGAGAAGGGGAAGCTGCGAAAGATCACAGGTGTAAAGACCAAGGAGCTGATGCTGTGGCTCAGCGTTGTTGATGTCTATGTTCCCGAGGCCTCGCCGGAGAAGGTCACCTTCAAGACCGGCACCGGCCTCTCCGATAGCTTCGACGCCGCTGCCTTCGCACTAGGAGAGTGA